The following proteins come from a genomic window of Pseudomonas putida:
- the bamC gene encoding outer membrane protein assembly factor BamC: MKRLAGLSALALIISSTSGCGWLWGEDGYFRDRGSDYLQAHPTAPMQLPQDASNVKRLDPLLPIPRNVADDTAKGEFEVPRPQPLSAGADVSDFSLQRSGSSRWVLAQRSPAEVWPVAHQFFEDNGFRIAEERPQTGEFTTTWQRFDELSASLGQRLASTASSGDSEVRVRVRMEPGVQRNTSEVYVVSVERPAGSTAEPAFPSASSNTAADALLVDEMLASMNRSAEKGGSVSLLAARDFDAPSRVSLSEDGSGNPVLFLGADLDRAWSGVGRALEQGGEWRVEDINRSLGLYYINLSEKPEDKQNQPGLFSRMFGSEPTKEELEARAERYQVRLSKVGESVQVTVEKNINTVAPADVARRVLSAIQDHLG, encoded by the coding sequence ATGAAGCGACTGGCTGGTCTTTCCGCGCTCGCCCTGATCATTTCCAGCACCAGTGGGTGTGGCTGGCTGTGGGGCGAGGATGGCTATTTCCGCGACCGCGGCAGCGATTACCTGCAGGCGCACCCGACTGCACCGATGCAGCTCCCGCAGGACGCCAGCAACGTCAAGCGCCTTGACCCGCTGCTGCCGATCCCGCGCAACGTCGCCGACGATACCGCCAAGGGCGAGTTCGAAGTGCCGCGTCCGCAACCGCTGTCCGCTGGCGCCGACGTCAGCGATTTCAGCCTGCAGCGCAGCGGCAGCAGCCGTTGGGTGCTGGCCCAGCGTTCGCCGGCCGAAGTCTGGCCGGTAGCGCATCAGTTCTTCGAAGACAACGGCTTCCGTATTGCCGAAGAGCGCCCGCAGACGGGCGAGTTCACGACCACCTGGCAGCGTTTTGACGAACTGTCGGCATCGCTCGGCCAGCGCCTGGCGAGCACCGCCAGCAGTGGTGACAGCGAAGTGCGCGTGCGTGTGCGCATGGAGCCTGGCGTACAACGCAACACCTCCGAGGTGTATGTCGTCAGTGTCGAGCGCCCGGCTGGCAGCACCGCCGAGCCTGCGTTCCCGTCCGCGTCCAGCAACACCGCCGCCGATGCGCTGCTGGTCGACGAAATGCTCGCCAGCATGAACCGCAGCGCCGAGAAGGGCGGTTCGGTATCCCTGCTGGCCGCGCGCGACTTCGATGCGCCGAGCCGCGTCAGCCTGAGCGAAGACGGCAGCGGCAACCCCGTGCTGTTCCTCGGCGCCGACCTGGACCGTGCCTGGTCCGGCGTGGGCCGTGCCCTGGAGCAGGGTGGTGAATGGCGTGTGGAAGACATCAACCGCAGCCTGGGCCTGTACTACATCAACCTGTCGGAAAAGCCCGAAGACAAGCAGAACCAGCCTGGCTTATTCAGCCGCATGTTTGGCAGCGAGCCAACCAAGGAAGAGCTTGAAGCCCGCGCCGAGCGTTACCAGGTGCGCCTGAGCAAGGTTGGTGAAAGCGTCCAGGTTACCGTCGAGAAGAACATCAACACTGTGGCCCCGGCCGATGTCGCTCGCCGCGTGCTGAGCGCCATTCAGGACCACCTGGGTTAA
- the dapA gene encoding 4-hydroxy-tetrahydrodipicolinate synthase — MIAGSMVALVTPMDAQGRLDWGSLGKLVDFHLENGTHAIVAVGTTGESATLSVEEHIEVIEFVVKRVAGRIPVIAGTGANSTSEAVHLTQNAKDAGADACLLVVPYYNKPTQEGLYLHFKHIAEAVDIPQILYNVPGRTSCDMQAETVIRLSTVPNIIGIKEATGDLARAKAILDGVSKDFIVMSGDDPTAVELILLGGKGNISVTANVAPREMADLCEAALEGNAEKARAINEKLMPLHKDLFCEANPIPVKYALVEMGLMQKGIRLPLTWLSEGCHEKVRTALRQSGVLV, encoded by the coding sequence ATGATTGCGGGCAGTATGGTGGCATTGGTCACACCCATGGATGCACAAGGGCGTCTTGATTGGGGCAGCCTCGGCAAACTTGTAGACTTCCACCTGGAAAACGGCACCCACGCGATCGTCGCCGTCGGCACCACCGGCGAGTCGGCCACCCTGAGCGTCGAAGAACACATCGAGGTCATCGAATTCGTGGTCAAGCGGGTCGCTGGCCGCATTCCGGTCATCGCCGGCACCGGTGCCAACTCCACGTCCGAGGCCGTGCACCTGACCCAGAACGCCAAGGACGCCGGCGCCGACGCCTGTCTGCTGGTGGTGCCGTACTACAACAAGCCGACCCAGGAAGGCCTGTACCTGCACTTCAAGCACATCGCCGAAGCCGTCGACATCCCGCAGATCCTCTACAACGTACCCGGCCGCACCTCCTGCGACATGCAGGCCGAGACCGTGATCCGCCTGTCGACCGTGCCCAACATCATCGGCATCAAGGAAGCCACCGGCGACCTGGCCCGTGCCAAGGCCATCCTCGATGGCGTCAGCAAGGACTTCATCGTCATGTCCGGCGACGACCCGACTGCCGTCGAGCTGATCCTGCTGGGTGGCAAAGGCAATATTTCGGTCACCGCCAACGTCGCCCCGCGCGAAATGGCCGACCTGTGCGAGGCCGCCCTTGAGGGCAACGCCGAGAAGGCCCGCGCAATCAACGAAAAACTCATGCCGCTGCACAAAGACCTGTTCTGCGAAGCCAACCCGATTCCGGTGAAATACGCGCTCGTCGAAATGGGCCTGATGCAAAAAGGCATTCGCCTGCCACTGACCTGGCTGAGCGAAGGCTGTCACGAAAAAGTCCGTACTGCCTTGCGCCAGTCCGGCGTACTGGTTTAA
- a CDS encoding glycine cleavage system protein R → MSTPTVREQFLVISALGPNPMELANVLSRAAFENRCAVVTSRLSRHGETSALVLQVGGSWDALARLESTLPSLGKKHSLTLDVVRSADQEVRPQALPYVAYVSAAYRPDIINELCQFFLDHRVELEAMTCDTYLAPQTGSSMLNAQFTVILPAGTQISWLRDQFLDFADALNLDALIEPWRPQNPV, encoded by the coding sequence ATGTCCACCCCCACCGTCCGCGAACAATTCCTTGTCATCAGTGCCCTGGGCCCCAACCCCATGGAGCTGGCCAACGTCCTCAGCCGCGCTGCCTTCGAGAACCGCTGCGCGGTCGTCACCTCGCGCCTGAGCCGCCATGGCGAGACCAGCGCCCTGGTATTGCAGGTCGGTGGCAGCTGGGACGCCCTGGCGCGCCTGGAGTCCACCCTCCCCAGCCTGGGCAAGAAGCACAGCCTGACCCTCGACGTGGTACGCAGCGCCGACCAGGAAGTGCGCCCGCAGGCCCTGCCTTATGTGGCCTATGTCAGTGCGGCCTACCGCCCGGACATCATCAACGAGCTGTGCCAGTTCTTCCTCGACCACCGTGTCGAGCTCGAAGCCATGACCTGCGACACCTACCTGGCGCCGCAGACCGGCAGCAGCATGCTCAACGCCCAGTTCACCGTGATCCTGCCGGCCGGCACCCAGATCAGCTGGCTGCGCGACCAGTTCCTCGACTTTGCCGACGCCCTCAACCTGGACGCGCTGATCGAGCCTTGGCGCCCACAGAACCCCGTTTAA
- a CDS encoding peroxiredoxin: protein MAVALDQPVADFQAQATGGQTVSLAELKGRQVVVYFYPKDSTPGCTTEGQGFRDQHAAFEAANTVVFGVSRDGIKSHENFKAKQAFPFELISDKDEALCQLFDVIKLKKLYGKEYMGVDRSTFLIDKDGVLRQEWRGVKVPGHVDAVLAAAQALNKA, encoded by the coding sequence ATGGCAGTAGCACTCGACCAACCCGTCGCCGATTTCCAGGCCCAGGCCACCGGCGGCCAGACCGTCAGCCTGGCCGAGCTCAAGGGCCGTCAGGTAGTGGTGTACTTCTACCCCAAGGACAGCACCCCAGGCTGCACCACCGAAGGCCAGGGCTTCCGCGACCAGCACGCAGCGTTCGAAGCGGCCAACACCGTGGTGTTCGGTGTATCGCGAGACGGCATCAAGTCGCATGAGAACTTCAAGGCCAAGCAGGCCTTCCCGTTCGAGCTGATCAGCGACAAGGACGAGGCCCTGTGCCAGCTGTTCGACGTGATCAAGCTGAAGAAGCTGTATGGCAAGGAGTACATGGGCGTGGACCGCAGCACCTTCCTGATCGACAAGGACGGCGTGCTGCGCCAGGAATGGCGTGGCGTGAAGGTGCCGGGCCATGTGGATGCCGTACTCGCGGCGGCCCAGGCGCTGAACAAGGCTTGA
- a CDS encoding AI-2E family transporter, with amino-acid sequence MFKVLRDWIERYFSDEEAVVLAVLLFLAFTAVLTLGGMLAPVLAGMVLAFLMQGLVNALERLRVPTRLAVMVVFALFMSALAVFLLVLVPLLWHQLITLFNELPGMLGKWQSLLLLLPERYPHLVSDEQVLHAIESVRGEIGKFGQWALSFSLSSLPLLVSAMIYLVLVPILVFFFLKDREQIGRWVSGYLPRQRTLLNRVGTEMNRQIANYIRGKGIEILICGIATYIAFISLGLNYAALLALLVGLSVVVPYVGAVVVTVPVTLIALFQWGWGDQFIYLMTVYAIIQALDGNVLVPLLFSEAVSLHPVAIICAVLLFGGLWGFWGIFFAIPLATLIKAVLDAWPRQEPAVAPML; translated from the coding sequence ATGTTCAAAGTGCTTCGCGACTGGATAGAGCGCTACTTCTCCGATGAGGAAGCGGTGGTGCTGGCGGTCCTGCTGTTTCTGGCCTTTACCGCGGTCCTTACCTTGGGCGGCATGCTCGCGCCGGTGCTGGCGGGCATGGTGCTGGCTTTTTTGATGCAGGGGCTGGTCAATGCCCTGGAGCGCCTTCGGGTGCCGACGCGGTTGGCGGTGATGGTGGTGTTCGCCCTGTTCATGAGCGCGCTGGCGGTGTTCCTGCTGGTGCTGGTGCCGTTGCTGTGGCACCAGTTGATCACCTTGTTCAACGAGTTACCGGGCATGCTTGGTAAGTGGCAGTCGCTGCTTTTGCTGCTGCCCGAGCGCTACCCGCATCTGGTGTCTGACGAGCAGGTGCTGCATGCCATCGAGTCGGTGCGCGGCGAGATCGGCAAGTTCGGCCAATGGGCACTGTCCTTCTCGCTGTCGAGCCTGCCGCTGCTGGTCAGTGCCATGATCTACCTGGTGCTGGTGCCGATTCTGGTGTTCTTCTTTCTCAAGGATCGGGAGCAGATCGGCCGTTGGGTCAGTGGCTACCTGCCGCGCCAGCGGACCTTGCTGAACCGGGTAGGCACAGAGATGAACCGGCAGATCGCCAACTACATCCGCGGCAAGGGCATCGAGATCCTGATCTGCGGCATTGCCACCTACATCGCGTTCATCAGCCTGGGGCTCAATTACGCCGCGCTGCTGGCGCTGCTGGTAGGCCTGTCGGTGGTGGTGCCGTATGTAGGGGCGGTGGTGGTCACGGTGCCGGTGACGCTGATCGCGCTGTTCCAGTGGGGCTGGGGTGATCAGTTCATCTACCTGATGACGGTGTACGCCATCATTCAGGCGCTCGATGGCAACGTGCTGGTGCCGCTGCTGTTCTCAGAGGCGGTGAGCCTGCACCCGGTGGCGATCATCTGCGCGGTGTTGCTGTTTGGCGGGTTGTGGGGCTTTTGGGGGATCTTCTTCGCAATCCCGCTGGCGACGTTGATCAAGGCAGTGCTCGATGCCTGGCCGCGGCAGGAACCTGCTGTGGCGCCGATGTTGTGA
- a CDS encoding sulfurtransferase TusA family protein yields MTSTPTCDAELDASGLNCPLPLLKAKMELNRLASGAVLKVIATDAGSQRDFRTFAQLAGHTLLHEMAEAGTYTYWLRKA; encoded by the coding sequence ATGACTAGCACCCCGACCTGCGACGCCGAACTCGACGCCAGCGGGCTGAACTGCCCCCTGCCTCTGCTCAAGGCGAAGATGGAGCTCAACCGTCTGGCCAGTGGCGCGGTGCTGAAGGTGATTGCGACCGACGCAGGCTCACAGCGCGACTTCCGCACTTTTGCCCAGCTGGCCGGTCATACGCTGCTGCATGAAATGGCCGAGGCCGGCACCTATACCTACTGGCTGCGCAAGGCCTGA
- a CDS encoding M48 family metalloprotease — MNLLRPTLLTLACLMALPGHASDLPSLGDASSAIVSPQQEHQLGRAWLSLLRGQVNQLNDPQLKDYVETTVYRLAETSQLQDRRLEFILIDSRELNAFAAPGGIVGVNGGLFLNAQTEGEYASVLAHELAHLSQRHFARGVEAQQRMQLPMMAALLAGIVLAAGGAGDAGIGMIAGTQAAAIQEQRRFSRQNEQEADRVGIQNLEKAGYDPRNMPTMFERLARQYRYDAKPPEFLLTHPVTESRIADTRNRAEQAPPGGVEDSQRYQLIRARVALIYEGTPGLAAKRFRAQLDEDPKLDAARYGLALAQIKGGQLNEARENLKPLLAKAPNDITYNLAQIDLDITNNRLADAQQRAERMQGLYPGNYPLKQVRADLLIKQNKPAEAEKVLNDLLKNRPDDPDVWYDMAEVRGLSGNTIGLHRARAEYFTLVGDFDQAIQQLDYAKRRAGSNFPLASQIDQRQREIMEQRRMVQEMMGR, encoded by the coding sequence ATGAATCTACTGCGCCCTACCCTGTTGACGCTGGCCTGCCTGATGGCCCTTCCCGGCCATGCTAGCGACCTGCCTTCACTGGGCGACGCCAGTTCCGCGATCGTCTCGCCACAGCAGGAGCACCAGCTCGGGCGCGCCTGGCTCAGCCTGCTACGCGGCCAGGTCAACCAGCTGAACGACCCGCAGCTCAAGGACTACGTCGAAACCACCGTGTACCGCCTGGCCGAAACCAGCCAGCTGCAGGACCGTCGCCTGGAATTCATCCTAATCGACAGCCGTGAGCTGAACGCCTTCGCCGCCCCCGGTGGCATCGTCGGGGTCAACGGTGGTCTGTTCCTCAACGCCCAGACCGAGGGCGAATACGCCTCGGTACTGGCCCACGAACTGGCGCACTTGTCGCAGCGCCACTTCGCCCGTGGCGTCGAGGCCCAGCAACGCATGCAACTGCCAATGATGGCGGCACTGCTGGCCGGTATCGTACTGGCGGCAGGGGGCGCCGGCGATGCCGGCATCGGCATGATTGCCGGCACCCAGGCGGCGGCGATCCAGGAGCAGCGGCGCTTCTCGCGGCAGAACGAGCAGGAAGCCGACCGCGTCGGTATCCAGAACCTGGAAAAGGCCGGTTACGACCCGCGCAACATGCCGACCATGTTCGAGCGCCTGGCGCGCCAGTACCGCTACGACGCCAAACCACCAGAATTCCTGCTGACTCACCCGGTGACCGAATCGCGTATCGCCGACACCCGCAACCGGGCCGAACAGGCACCCCCAGGCGGCGTCGAGGACAGCCAGCGTTATCAGTTGATCCGCGCCCGCGTTGCCCTGATCTACGAAGGCACGCCGGGCCTGGCGGCCAAACGCTTCCGTGCGCAGCTGGACGAAGACCCCAAGCTGGACGCCGCCCGCTATGGTCTTGCCTTGGCGCAGATCAAAGGCGGCCAGCTCAACGAAGCGCGTGAGAACCTGAAGCCCTTGCTGGCCAAGGCGCCCAACGACATCACCTACAACCTGGCGCAGATCGACCTGGACATCACCAACAACCGCTTGGCCGATGCGCAGCAGCGGGCGGAGCGCATGCAAGGTTTGTATCCGGGCAACTACCCGCTCAAGCAGGTGCGTGCCGACCTGCTGATCAAGCAGAACAAGCCCGCCGAGGCCGAAAAGGTACTGAACGACCTGCTCAAGAACCGCCCGGATGATCCGGATGTGTGGTACGACATGGCCGAAGTGCGTGGTTTGTCGGGCAATACCATAGGCTTGCACCGGGCGCGGGCAGAGTACTTTACCCTGGTGGGGGACTTCGACCAGGCGATCCAGCAGCTGGATTACGCCAAACGTCGTGCCGGCAGCAACTTCCCGCTGGCGTCACAGATCGACCAGCGCCAGCGCGAGATCATGGAGCAGCGGCGCATGGTGCAGGAGATGATGGGGCGGTAA
- the nadA gene encoding quinolinate synthase NadA, producing the protein MTQISERLLVQAHLDAKQPNPLTAEQEAEYRAAIAAELKAQNAVLVAHYYCDPVIQALAEETGGCVSDSLEMARFGKNHPAQTVIVAGVRFMGETAKILTPEKRVLMPTLEATCSLDLGCPVEEFSAFCDQHPERTVVVYANTSAAVKARADWVVTSSCALEIVESLMDNGETIIWGPDQHLGRYIQKQTGADMLLWDGACIVHEEFKSRQLADMKALYPDAAILVHPESPEAVIDLADAVGSTSQLIKAAQTLPNKTFIVATDRGIFYKMQQLCPDKEFVEAPTAGNGAACRSCAHCPWMAMNTLERVLDCLRKGSNEIFVDPALVPKAIKPLNRMLDFTQAARLKLSGNA; encoded by the coding sequence ATGACCCAGATATCCGAACGCCTGTTGGTTCAGGCCCACCTCGACGCCAAGCAGCCCAACCCGCTGACAGCCGAGCAGGAGGCCGAATACCGTGCGGCCATTGCTGCCGAGCTCAAGGCGCAGAACGCCGTGCTGGTTGCCCATTACTACTGTGACCCGGTTATCCAGGCGCTTGCCGAAGAGACCGGCGGTTGCGTGTCCGACTCGCTGGAAATGGCCCGTTTCGGCAAGAACCACCCTGCCCAGACGGTGATCGTCGCCGGTGTGCGCTTCATGGGCGAGACCGCGAAGATCCTCACCCCGGAAAAACGCGTGCTGATGCCGACCCTGGAGGCTACCTGCTCGCTCGACCTGGGTTGCCCGGTCGAAGAGTTCTCGGCCTTCTGTGACCAGCACCCCGAGCGTACCGTGGTGGTGTATGCCAATACCTCTGCCGCCGTTAAAGCGCGTGCCGACTGGGTCGTGACCTCGAGCTGCGCGCTGGAGATCGTCGAAAGCCTGATGGACAACGGCGAGACCATCATCTGGGGCCCGGACCAGCACCTGGGCCGTTACATTCAGAAGCAGACCGGTGCCGACATGCTGCTGTGGGACGGTGCCTGCATCGTCCACGAAGAGTTCAAGTCGCGCCAGCTGGCGGATATGAAGGCGCTGTATCCGGATGCGGCGATCCTGGTGCACCCGGAGTCGCCAGAGGCAGTGATCGACCTGGCCGATGCGGTGGGTTCCACCAGCCAGCTGATCAAGGCCGCGCAGACACTGCCTAACAAAACCTTCATCGTCGCCACTGACCGCGGCATCTTCTACAAGATGCAGCAGTTGTGCCCGGACAAGGAATTCGTCGAAGCCCCCACCGCCGGTAACGGCGCGGCCTGCCGCAGCTGCGCGCACTGCCCGTGGATGGCGATGAATACTCTGGAGCGGGTGCTGGATTGCTTGCGCAAAGGCAGCAACGAGATTTTCGTTGACCCGGCGCTGGTGCCGAAGGCTATCAAGCCTTTGAACCGCATGCTGGACTTCACCCAGGCTGCTCGGCTCAAGCTGTCGGGTAACGCCTGA
- a CDS encoding YdgA family protein, with translation MKKSVGILSGLAIAIAVVTTAGAWYTGKQLPAQLEQAVNQGNAQLKKALVGVGGSMTIEVASLEQHFFTSTARYRLKVRDIHLSDGEPVSFDVGVTDQIEHGPFPWSRVKALKLMPVLAASNSALDKDDFTAPWFAAAGDKVPVSSQTSLGFDGSVDGSILLAPVKLAEDNGTTLDFSGMQLQISGDSEGKASKFHGAADRFEMKLVGDDHPPATFELKDLKIGGNLAATQHDAIYVGNVDVLLAEAKATLGPKQQVLLLKGLEQHVLQTLDGPDTVGGRVDYKVADISWDGRAVGSGQMAVSIKSLNAPALQSLSQWYQAHLPEFEQAAAAGQPMPQIQMDEAEKAKFQGDLKQLLASKPQVAVENLSFKTANGESRFNLSMDFASPTSFDLPPDQLSKQLITQVKSKLSLSKPMMGDLATLQALLEGQTDAQAIAMQSSQAGEMVGMMALQSGMATVQGNDVVASLHYVDGMVDFNGKKMTVEEFAMILAAHFAAMQPQG, from the coding sequence ATGAAGAAATCAGTAGGCATCCTTTCCGGCCTGGCCATCGCCATTGCCGTCGTAACCACCGCTGGCGCCTGGTACACCGGCAAGCAGTTGCCTGCGCAGCTGGAGCAAGCCGTCAATCAGGGCAATGCCCAGTTGAAGAAGGCCCTTGTCGGGGTTGGCGGCAGCATGACCATCGAAGTGGCCTCGCTGGAGCAGCACTTCTTCACCAGTACCGCACGCTATCGCCTCAAGGTCCGTGACATTCACCTGTCTGACGGTGAGCCGGTCAGTTTCGATGTGGGTGTAACCGATCAGATCGAGCACGGCCCGTTCCCTTGGTCGCGGGTCAAGGCCCTCAAGCTGATGCCGGTGCTGGCAGCCAGCAACAGTGCGCTGGACAAGGACGACTTCACCGCGCCCTGGTTCGCCGCCGCCGGCGACAAGGTCCCGGTCAGCTCGCAAACCAGCCTGGGCTTTGACGGCAGTGTCGATGGCAGCATCCTCCTGGCGCCGGTCAAGCTGGCCGAAGACAACGGCACTACCCTCGATTTTTCGGGTATGCAGCTGCAGATCAGTGGCGACAGTGAAGGCAAGGCGTCGAAATTCCATGGCGCTGCCGATCGCTTCGAAATGAAGTTGGTCGGGGATGATCACCCGCCGGCCACGTTCGAGCTCAAGGACCTGAAAATCGGCGGTAACCTGGCCGCTACCCAGCATGACGCAATCTATGTCGGTAACGTCGATGTGCTGCTGGCCGAAGCCAAGGCGACGCTGGGCCCCAAGCAGCAGGTACTGCTGCTCAAAGGCCTGGAGCAGCACGTCCTGCAAACCCTCGATGGCCCCGATACCGTCGGTGGTCGCGTGGATTACAAGGTCGCGGACATCAGCTGGGATGGCCGCGCAGTCGGTAGCGGGCAGATGGCGGTCAGCATCAAGTCGCTCAACGCCCCGGCCTTGCAGTCGCTGTCGCAGTGGTACCAGGCCCATCTGCCGGAGTTCGAGCAGGCCGCTGCTGCTGGCCAGCCGATGCCCCAAATTCAGATGGATGAAGCAGAGAAGGCCAAGTTCCAGGGCGACCTGAAGCAACTGTTGGCATCCAAGCCGCAGGTGGCGGTGGAGAACCTTTCGTTCAAGACGGCCAACGGCGAGAGCCGGTTCAACCTGTCGATGGACTTCGCCAGCCCCACCTCCTTCGACCTGCCGCCTGACCAGTTGAGCAAGCAGCTTATCACTCAGGTGAAGAGCAAGCTGTCGCTGTCCAAACCGATGATGGGTGACCTGGCGACCTTGCAGGCGTTGCTCGAAGGGCAGACCGATGCCCAGGCGATTGCCATGCAATCCAGTCAGGCGGGTGAGATGGTCGGGATGATGGCGCTGCAGAGTGGCATGGCCACCGTGCAGGGCAATGACGTGGTGGCTAGCCTGCACTACGTCGATGGCATGGTCGACTTCAATGGCAAGAAGATGACCGTTGAAGAGTTCGCCATGATCCTCGCGGCGCACTTTGCGGCGATGCAGCCGCAGGGCTGA
- a CDS encoding APC family permease has translation MQPDHSATGNGQLRKTLRLWHVIIIGLAYLTPMTVFDTFGIVSGITAGHVPSAYILALTGILFTAVSYGTLVRRFPQSGSAYTYTQRAINPHVGFLVGWSSLLDYLLLPMVNALLAKLYLSAMFPEVPEWIWVAGFVTLISLINMRSVNLVAHFNLLFVAVQVAIIAVFIYLCVRGLDQGEGLGTAWSLLPFADSQTQLSALAAGATILCFSFLGFDAVTCLSEETRDPAKTIPRAIFLTALIGGLVFITVSYFIQAYFPTMARFHDQEAALPEIALYVGGKLFQSIFIACTVINTIASGLASQTSVSRLLYVMGRDKVIPAGIFARLHPRYKTPVLNIAVVGLISLSAIFFDLVTATSIINFGALVAFSFVNLSVINHCYLREGNRQGLANKLMYLILPTIGFCIIVSLWLDLNEHSLMFGGVWALLGLVYLAWLTKAFTAAPPNYVAE, from the coding sequence ATGCAGCCTGACCACAGCGCCACCGGCAACGGCCAACTCCGCAAAACCCTGCGCCTCTGGCACGTGATCATCATCGGCCTGGCTTACCTGACGCCGATGACCGTGTTCGACACTTTCGGCATCGTCTCGGGGATTACCGCAGGGCATGTGCCCAGCGCCTACATCCTGGCGCTGACCGGCATCCTGTTCACTGCCGTGAGCTACGGCACCCTGGTGCGCCGCTTCCCGCAATCGGGGTCTGCCTATACCTACACACAGCGCGCCATCAACCCGCATGTGGGCTTTCTGGTCGGCTGGTCGTCGCTGCTCGACTACCTGCTGCTGCCGATGGTCAATGCCTTGTTGGCCAAGCTCTACCTGTCGGCCATGTTCCCCGAAGTGCCGGAGTGGATCTGGGTAGCGGGCTTCGTCACCCTGATCAGCCTGATCAACATGCGCAGCGTCAACCTGGTGGCACACTTCAACCTGCTGTTCGTTGCCGTGCAGGTGGCGATCATCGCCGTGTTCATCTACCTGTGCGTACGTGGACTGGACCAGGGTGAAGGCTTGGGTACCGCGTGGAGCCTGCTGCCGTTCGCCGACAGCCAGACCCAGCTCAGCGCCCTGGCGGCCGGTGCGACCATCCTGTGCTTCTCGTTCCTGGGCTTCGACGCCGTGACGTGCCTGTCCGAGGAAACCCGCGACCCGGCCAAGACCATCCCACGGGCGATCTTCCTGACCGCACTGATCGGCGGCCTGGTATTCATTACCGTGTCGTACTTCATCCAGGCCTACTTCCCGACCATGGCACGCTTCCATGACCAAGAAGCGGCCCTGCCGGAAATTGCCCTGTACGTGGGTGGCAAGCTTTTCCAGTCGATCTTCATCGCCTGCACGGTGATCAACACCATCGCTTCGGGCCTGGCTTCGCAAACCAGCGTCTCGCGCCTGTTGTACGTGATGGGACGTGACAAGGTGATTCCCGCAGGCATCTTTGCTCGCCTGCACCCGCGCTACAAAACACCGGTGCTTAACATCGCAGTGGTCGGACTGATTTCGCTGTCGGCGATCTTCTTCGATCTGGTTACCGCCACCTCGATCATCAACTTCGGGGCACTGGTGGCGTTCAGCTTCGTCAACCTGTCGGTGATCAACCACTGCTATCTGCGTGAAGGCAATCGCCAAGGGCTGGCGAACAAGCTCATGTACCTGATACTGCCGACCATCGGTTTCTGCATCATCGTGTCGCTGTGGCTAGACCTTAACGAGCACTCGCTGATGTTCGGCGGGGTGTGGGCGCTACTTGGCCTGGTGTACCTGGCCTGGCTGACCAAGGCCTTCACTGCCGCCCCCCCGAACTACGTTGCCGAATGA
- a CDS encoding methyl-accepting chemotaxis protein, with amino-acid sequence MQQQQREIEQVATAANEMSATAQDVAHNAAQAAQAARGADQASREGLQLIASTRQAIDTLAAGMDAAMVEARALEQRSEQIGSVLEVIRAIAEQTNLLALNAAIEAARAGEAGRGFAVVADEVRSLAQRTQVSVEEIRQVIEGLQQGTQDVVGAMHDGQKQAQASASRMEQALPTLQRIGEAVAVISDMNLQIASAAEEQSAVAEEVNRNVAGIRDVTESLSGQADESARISQALNRLANQQQALMEQFRV; translated from the coding sequence ATGCAGCAGCAACAGCGCGAGATCGAGCAAGTGGCCACCGCCGCCAACGAGATGAGCGCAACTGCCCAGGATGTCGCCCACAACGCGGCACAAGCAGCCCAGGCCGCGCGCGGCGCCGACCAAGCGAGCCGCGAAGGCCTGCAACTGATCGCCAGCACCCGCCAGGCGATTGACACCCTGGCAGCCGGGATGGATGCCGCCATGGTCGAGGCGCGCGCACTGGAGCAGCGCAGCGAGCAGATCGGCTCGGTACTGGAGGTGATCCGCGCCATTGCCGAGCAGACCAACCTATTGGCCCTAAACGCCGCCATCGAAGCGGCCCGCGCTGGCGAGGCCGGGCGGGGTTTTGCCGTGGTGGCCGACGAGGTACGCAGCCTGGCGCAGCGCACCCAGGTGTCGGTGGAAGAAATCCGCCAGGTCATCGAGGGCCTGCAGCAAGGTACCCAGGATGTGGTCGGCGCCATGCATGATGGGCAGAAACAGGCGCAGGCCAGCGCCTCCCGGATGGAACAGGCACTGCCGACGCTGCAGCGGATCGGTGAAGCGGTGGCGGTGATCAGCGACATGAACCTGCAGATCGCTTCGGCCGCTGAAGAACAGAGCGCTGTGGCCGAGGAAGTTAACCGAAACGTGGCCGGGATCCGCGATGTGACTGAATCGCTATCGGGCCAGGCTGATGAGTCAGCGCGCATCAGCCAAGCGCTGAACCGCCTGGCCAATCAGCAGCAGGCTTTGATGGAGCAGTTTCGCGTTTAG